In a single window of the Danio aesculapii chromosome 20, fDanAes4.1, whole genome shotgun sequence genome:
- the LOC130247582 gene encoding HERV-H_2q24.3 provirus ancestral Env polyprotein — translation MPHSAKQNTLYGKPMNKTQAKCYASFAGCGYQDPQIQINDSDIDRIGLKKGTCDSMFWVKFNHTSQGRPIGHKVFFNHTLKHPMCYNQTNGTIYMGSTLNCEQIWRSGEGAPVSMSGPSNGTYVVQGGWWLCRRTAFMSLPANWIGQCAPIHVTDRMFIMAAVPGAESRRRRRSVPTFVPHDPIWGEDVPDEFKLWSTSNKVTLSLFPHIGVGKVMLRLETLDYRLGLFINASQIIDKAQNKEISNIRTMVMQNKMALNLLTASGGGVCVLLNTTCCTYISDDINSDAMRDALGTLTKLKNAMTADYRPDHNGGWNIFHNLFGWVTPFISMMIPIIVVVLLICCCGPCLVCIMYNESCLCYH, via the coding sequence ATGCCTCACTCAGCCAAACAGAACACCCTATATGGTAAACCAATGAATAAAACTCAGGCTAAGTGTTATGCAAGCTTTGCTGGATGTGGTTATCAGGACCcccaaattcaaataaatgattctgACATTGATAGGATAGGCCTCAAAAAAGGAACCTGTGATTCAATGTTTTGGGTAAAATTTAATCATACCTCACAAGGAAGACCAATTGGACACAAGGTTTTCTTTAACCACACCTTAAAGCATCCTATGTGTTATAATCAGACCAATGGCACTATCTATATGGGCAGCACTCTCAACTGTGAGCAGATATGGCGCAGTGGCGAGGGAGCGCCTGTAAGTATGTCGGGCCCCTCTAATGGCACCTATGTTGTCCAAGGTGGATGGTGGTTATGTAGGCGAACAGCCTTCATGTCACTACCCGCAAACTGGATTGGTCAATGTGCCCCAATACATGTTACTGATCGCATGTTCATCATGGCCGCTGTTCCAGGCGCTGAATCAAGGAGAAGACGACGAAGTGTGCCCACTTTTGTGCCTCATGACCCCATATGGGGTGAGGACGTTCCTGATGAGTTCAAACTATGGTCCACGAGTAACAAGGTCACATTGTCCTTGTTTCCTCATATAGGTGTGGGAAAGGTTATGCTAAGGCTTGAAACATTGGATTACAGGTTGGGATTATTCATTAATGCATCTCAAATTATAGATAAGGCCCAAAATAAAGAAATCTCTAACATTAGGACTATGGTAATGCAAAATAAGATGGCACTCAACCTTTTGACTGCCTCTGGTGGAGGTGTGTGCGTATTGCTAAACACGACATGTTGCACTTATATATCAGATGACATCAATAGTGATGCTATGAGAGATGCCTTAGGTACCCTGACTAAATTGAAAAATGCTATGACAGCTGACTATCGCCCCGATCATAATGGTGGATGGAATATTTTCCACAATCTTTTTGGCTGGGTGACGCCTTTTATATCGATGATGAttcctattattgttgttgtattactaaTTTGCTGTTGCGGCCCATGTCttgtatgtataatgtataatgaatcGTGTTTATGCTACCATTGA